Genomic segment of Trichoderma breve strain T069 chromosome 7 map unlocalized scaffold00007, whole genome shotgun sequence:
TCATCCGGACCCTACAGAGTCAACACGACGGGACTCTCAACAGATCATCTCCCGCCTCCCCCCGTGAGGAGAGACGCCGCCGCGGGCAGCCGGAGTCCGCCTTCGTATGATTCCGTCGTCGGCGCAGCTCCCAGCGATGCCAAAGCCCCGAGTCTTCCCCCGAGATTGCCTCCGCGATCAGGTTCCGGAACGCCGGATCGAACAGCCAGTCCGCTAGCAACCCTCGGAGTCAGCTCCGGCAGCCTGAACCAGGGAGCCGTCAACAGATTGGGCGCAGCCGGCATCTCTGTTCCTGCCTTCGGTATTGGAGCTCCCAGCCACGCCGAGGACGAAACACCTCCCCCGAAACCTCCTCGACCCAACGCCACCCCGCCATCACATCTCAATGAGCTGCAGAACCGCTTTGCCAGGCTAGGAACTTCAAACACGGGCTCTTCTACGGGACCTCCAACTCCTCCgactgaggctgctgctgttgctgctgttgctgccgctgctgcgcCTGCCGCCACTACGTGGGCACAAAAGCAAGCTGCCATTAAGCCGGCAGCGCCatccccatcaccaacagGATCGCCGGGCCTCgcaggaaagaagaagccgccgcctccccctcccaagaagaagcctggTCTGGTTGCCGCAGCTCCTTCTCCGAGCGACGGGGGCGCACCACCCCCTATCCCCTTGTCAACTCGTCCATCGTACTAATCGGTCTCTCTTGTGTGTCTaagggagatgatgtctGCTATACATTTCACTAGTTGAAGCAATGGCGTCTTGCTGCATTTTGCATTTCACATTTCGCATGTTCTCTTGCTTGTCTCGCCTGGCGTTGGGAAATCATGGATTGGATAGCCATTGTCCAGACTGCGCAAGGGAATCTTCGCAAACTCAGTTTCATAGAATAAAAGcaccagaaaaagaaaacatatTTTGGATCagcaacttttttttgtcttgtttaAATCGTCTGCCGCTAGTTTCTCCAGCTATGTGGCTTTTAGGGATATATGCCATGCGCCGAGTAAAACGCAAAAATGGGACTCGTAACTTGTGTTCCTCcactccatctctctccaatGTATCTTCTCCTAGTTttatgaaaaaaaagatcttGGCCCTCACATTCTGGAGAGCCCAAGGCTCCGGACAATGGACACAAAAAGCACTTAGACCTTCATCTCAGTGAGACCGTGCTTCCAGACGATGACATAGGGGGTGACACCATCCTCACGGTAGTTGAGGAGGACGATCCTATAGTGATTGTGAGTCAGTTTCGGTCGTGTTAAAATAATGCAAAGGGTTACACAAGTTCCGACTTACATTCCATCGGGGTTCATGGACTCGCCAGTGTAGAACTCAAAGTCCTTGAAGTTGggcagcagcttctccttgacgtAGGTCTGGGCACCCTTCTCGAAAGCGGTGATCTCCTCAGCAGGAGCACCCTTGGCCTGGAGGCCAGCCTTGACAGCCTTCATGTAGCCTGTTGATGGAGTCGTGTTAGTAGGGTTGTACCGCTGAGAATCGGGGCTGCTACACGCATAGTGAGCATGCCACGAAGATGAGAACTAACCCTTGAGGTAGGCCAGGTAGCCCTTCTTGTCGAAGCTAGTGGACTGGAGACGGAAAGAGTGGACGATGTTGTTGACCTTGAcctcggcatcctcaagaccctcctcggcctcctcaGCGGAAGCGTTGGCACCAGTGTCTATGAGAGAATGTATGTTAGATATGAGCCCATATGATACCAATTATTGGCTTCGCTATTGGGCGTTTCAACCATCTTTTGTGTCTAAGCGCTGATGCGgcagacaagagacaaaagacgGAAGAAAGCTCAAGCTGGACAGGGTTCTGTACGCACCGACGTTGACGGCGCCCTCGGTAATCATGGCGCAGTCGGCCTCGTAGACGATGCCATCGACCTCCTTGAGGTCATACGAGTCCGAGATGATCTCGTCGTCGGTGATGAGGTCCTACTCAAAAATTTGCGGGGTCAGTTTTgggctgtttttttcttcttctcccaaTGGCGAGGCAAAAGCTGGAGACGGGCAACAAAATGCAGAGCAAGAGACCAACCTTGTAGATAAGCATGGCTGCGGTTGTGAATGGACGGAGATAAATGAAGGGAGGATTTTTTTGGTATaagcaaaagggaaaaaaagagaagaagcaaaagaaaaaggcgaGATGGAGGGGTTAGCGAGGAAAGAGGCAGGTTGGCGATAGGTAAAAATCAAAGTGGGAAGAAGCGGACGTGATTGGCTGGACTGTCTTTTTTCGGTGGGGAGGGGCTTTTG
This window contains:
- a CDS encoding translationally controlled tumor protein domain-containing protein, yielding MLIYKDLITDDEIISDSYDLKEVDGIVYEADCAMITEGAVNVDTGANASAEEAEEGLEDAEVKVNNIVHSFRLQSTSFDKKGYLAYLKGYMKAVKAGLQAKGAPAEEITAFEKGAQTYVKEKLLPNFKDFEFYTGESMNPDGMIVLLNYREDGVTPYVIVWKHGLTEMKV